Proteins from a single region of Pseudopedobacter saltans DSM 12145:
- the mdtD gene encoding multidrug transporter subunit MdtD, which produces MTETTLFDQRSRKFLPWIAALAFFMQSLDGTILNTALPAIAKDLNHSALDMQSVIISYTLTLAVLIPVSGWMADKFGTKTTFTIAVALFTIGSLCCSLAGNLPQLVFSRILQGIGGAMMVPVARLTILYAYPKKLLLRVLNFVIIPGMVGPLLGPSLGGFIVDFASWHWIFLINIPIGIIGIFMAGYAMPNFKRETGVFDFLGFIFFSGALTLITLAMEIGNGGKGNTVYLIGFITLSGLLIFSYIQHALKTKNPLIKLELFNIRTLRIGLIGSLSTRLGIGGFPLLLPLMLQIGLGYPAAISGLMLIPSAAANLFTKTIVTKIVKKLGYRRTLVGNTILLAIIIALFSLPNQNTPLYMLIPLLLLYGMISSVQFTSMNTISVADLDKDTSSEGNSMIAVTQQLSISFGISITSFLLNLMHNIPSQSNITAFKYTFIILGIITALSSLVFTRLRKTDGDNLSGHRTGEDHS; this is translated from the coding sequence ATGACAGAAACAACCCTTTTTGACCAGCGATCGAGAAAGTTTTTACCATGGATTGCCGCACTTGCATTCTTCATGCAATCATTGGATGGTACCATCCTCAACACCGCACTTCCAGCAATTGCGAAAGACCTCAATCATTCGGCACTGGACATGCAATCGGTAATTATATCATACACCCTTACTTTAGCCGTTTTAATTCCGGTCAGCGGCTGGATGGCAGACAAATTTGGCACAAAAACCACTTTCACCATTGCTGTAGCGCTTTTTACTATCGGCTCTCTATGCTGCTCTCTGGCAGGCAATCTTCCACAGTTGGTGTTTTCCAGAATATTACAGGGAATTGGAGGAGCTATGATGGTTCCCGTCGCCAGATTAACCATCTTATATGCTTATCCTAAAAAACTGCTTTTACGCGTTTTGAACTTTGTCATCATTCCGGGGATGGTGGGGCCGCTGTTAGGTCCCAGCCTTGGTGGTTTTATTGTAGACTTTGCGTCCTGGCATTGGATATTTTTAATAAATATCCCCATTGGGATTATAGGAATTTTTATGGCCGGCTACGCTATGCCTAATTTTAAAAGGGAGACAGGCGTTTTCGATTTCCTCGGATTTATTTTCTTTAGTGGCGCCTTAACTTTAATCACTTTAGCTATGGAGATAGGTAATGGTGGAAAAGGAAATACAGTTTATCTAATCGGCTTTATCACATTATCCGGCTTATTGATATTCTCTTATATACAGCATGCTTTAAAAACTAAAAACCCGCTAATAAAACTGGAACTCTTCAATATAAGAACATTGAGGATCGGACTTATAGGAAGTTTATCAACCCGGCTTGGCATAGGAGGCTTTCCGCTTCTTTTACCGTTAATGTTGCAAATTGGATTAGGCTATCCGGCAGCAATATCCGGCTTAATGCTTATTCCTTCCGCAGCAGCGAATCTTTTCACAAAAACCATAGTAACAAAAATTGTAAAGAAATTAGGATACAGGCGAACACTGGTTGGAAATACCATTCTACTGGCCATAATCATAGCTCTGTTTTCGCTCCCTAACCAAAATACCCCACTTTATATGCTTATCCCACTTTTATTGCTTTACGGAATGATCAGTTCAGTCCAGTTCACTTCCATGAACACCATCTCCGTCGCCGATCTGGATAAAGATACTTCCAGCGAAGGAAACAGTATGATTGCGGTTACCCAGCAATTATCCATTAGCTTTGGCATTTCTATAACATCTTTTTTACTAAATTTAATGCACAATATTCCTTCTCAATCAAATATTACTGCATTTAAGTATACATTTATTATACTAGGAATAATTACTGCTTTATCCTCATTAGTATTTACTCGCTTAAGAAAAACCGACGGTGATAATTTGTCGGGGCATAGAACAGGAGAAGATCACAGTTAA